Proteins co-encoded in one Osmerus mordax isolate fOsmMor3 chromosome 11, fOsmMor3.pri, whole genome shotgun sequence genomic window:
- the c5ar1 gene encoding C5a anaphylatoxin chemotactic receptor 1, whose product MSADQEYYFGDIDFDTFFTDEERRNFNFSGKIPVPEISNSVLDVRHVALLVFFGLVCLVGVPGNALVVWVTGFKMPRTVTSIWFLNLALADLLCCLSLPLLMVPIALDQNWPYGAAACTLLKSFIYLVLYCSVLLLVLISVDRWLMVSRPVWCQNWRRPRQAIWVCGAVWLLALLATTPQLVYVKLREISQSKAMCLEVYGLISGWVVMSFRFLTSFLLPFLVIVGCHWVVYSRVHSGSSKATSERSRRTLKVIAAVVLSFFLCWLPLHLMDFVMLATPQTSPHSANVHVLHSVALCLAYLNSCLNPLLYVCLGRGFKQSMNRSLRGLFQVIGEESTVTRTDTSRYTSRSNTLLSQAVVRV is encoded by the coding sequence ATGAGTGCAGATCAAGAATACTACTTTGGAGACATAGACTTTGATACGTTTTTCACGGATGAGGAACGCCGAAATTTCAACTTCTCCGGTAAAATACCCGTCCCTGAAATTTCTAATTCAGTTCTCGACGTGCGCCATGTGGCGTTGCTCGTCTtctttggtctggtctgcctcGTGGGTGTCCCTGGCAATGCCTTGGTGGTGTGGGTGACGGGCTTCAAAATGCCGCGCACCGTCACTTCTATCTGGTTCCTCAACCTGGCCCTGGCTGACCTGCTTTGCTGCCTGTCTCTACCCCTGCTTATGGTGCCTATCGCCCTGGACCAGAACTGGCCTTATGGTGCTGCAGCCTGCACCCTGCTCAAGAGCTTCATCTACCTGGTCTTGTACTGTAGTGTGCTACTCCTGGTGCTTATCAGTGTGGATCGCTGGCTGATGGTATCCCGGCCAGTGTGGTGCCAGAATTGGAGGAGGCCTCGCCAGGCTATCTGGGTGTGTGGGGCAGTCTGGTTGTTGGCTCTACTAGCCACCACCCCCCAACTTGTTTATGTGAAACTGAGGGAAATAAGCCAATCGAAGGCCATGTGCTTGGAGGTGTATGGCTTAATCAGCGGCTGGGTAGTCatgtccttccgcttcctgacGTCGTTCCTCCTGCCGTTCCTGGTCATCGTAGGGTGCCACTGGGTGGTGTACAGCAGGGTGCACTCAGGGTCGTCGAAGGCCACGAGCGAACGCAGCCGGCGTACGCTGAAGGTCATCGCCGCCGTGGTGCTCAGTTTCTTCCTCTGTTGGCTCCCACTGCACCTGATGGACTTTGTGATGCTGGCCACGCCCCAAACCTCACCGCACAGCGCAAACGTGCACGTGCTACATTCCGTGGCACTGTGCCTGGCGTATCTCAACAGCTGCCTGAACCCACTGCTGTATGTGTGCCTGGGCAGGGGCTTCAAGCAGAGCATGAACCGCTCCCTGCGCGGCTTATTCCAAGTCATTGGCGAGGAGTCGACAGTAACCAGAACAGATACCTCCCGGTACACCTCCAGGTCCAACACCCTGCTAAGCCAGGCTGTGGTCAGGGTGTGA